From the Leptolyngbya sp. O-77 genome, one window contains:
- the gcvH gene encoding glycine cleavage system protein GcvH, giving the protein MSLEYPEDLKYTDSHEYIRLDGDTATIGITAFAVDQLGDIVFLELPEVGDALEKGETFGTVESVKAVEDLKAPLSGKVIERNDPLLDAPEQLADDPYGTAWLLKVEVSDGAELDDALSMEEYVALVEGEEG; this is encoded by the coding sequence ATGAGCCTGGAATATCCCGAAGATCTGAAATACACAGATTCTCACGAGTACATCCGCCTGGATGGAGACACCGCCACAATAGGCATCACAGCCTTTGCCGTTGACCAGCTTGGCGACATCGTGTTTTTAGAACTGCCCGAAGTTGGCGATGCGCTAGAAAAGGGCGAAACCTTTGGCACGGTGGAATCGGTTAAGGCCGTCGAAGACCTGAAAGCGCCCCTCTCTGGCAAGGTGATCGAGCGCAACGACCCCCTGCTCGACGCGCCAGAGCAGCTTGCCGACGACCCCTACGGTACGGCCTGGCTGCTCAAAGTGGAGGTCAGCGATGGAGCCGAGTTAGACGATGCGCTGTCGATGG